Proteins encoded by one window of Bacillus sp. DTU_2020_1000418_1_SI_GHA_SEK_038:
- a CDS encoding DUF5658 family protein, with amino-acid sequence MNNDLKKIFLYLALLNLYDGLVTFFGIQFSLIEESNPIMNALYQKNPFYFLGFKVILSAALCIFLFIKKLPQKKIVHHLALAATGIYTVVFVIHAIWIITLI; translated from the coding sequence GTGAACAACGATTTAAAAAAGATCTTTCTTTATTTAGCTTTACTGAATTTGTACGATGGTTTAGTCACATTTTTCGGTATTCAGTTTTCTTTAATTGAGGAAAGTAATCCCATCATGAATGCCCTTTACCAAAAAAATCCGTTCTATTTTCTAGGTTTTAAAGTTATTCTATCAGCTGCTCTATGTATATTCCTTTTTATTAAAAAACTTCCTCAAAAAAAAATTGTACATCATTTAGCCCTAGCAGCCACTGGTATATATACGGTTGTCTTTGTAATTCATGCCATTTGGATCATAACCCTCATATAA
- a CDS encoding anti-repressor SinI family protein: protein MGKTRVQLELLDSEWMELIVKAKQMGIEKEEIREFLLKNGVKKLAWKVAE, encoded by the coding sequence GTGGGGAAAACAAGAGTCCAACTGGAATTACTAGACAGTGAGTGGATGGAGTTAATTGTAAAGGCGAAGCAAATGGGGATTGAGAAAGAGGAAATTAGGGAGTTCTTATTAAAAAATGGGGTAAAAAAGCTAGCTTGGAAAGTGGCTGAATAG
- a CDS encoding helix-turn-helix domain-containing protein, whose amino-acid sequence MIGDRVKLLRKEKKMSLSELAEQAGVAKSYLSSLERNLQTNPSIQFLEKIAAVLHVPVDHLIHEQPNTDELDSDWVDIVQEAMNSGVSKEQFREFLEFNKWRIDQNK is encoded by the coding sequence ATGATCGGTGATCGCGTAAAATTACTTCGTAAAGAAAAGAAAATGTCGTTATCCGAGCTTGCCGAACAAGCTGGTGTGGCCAAGTCTTACTTAAGTTCACTAGAAAGAAACCTGCAAACCAATCCTTCCATACAATTTCTTGAAAAAATCGCAGCTGTCCTTCATGTTCCGGTTGATCATTTAATTCATGAACAGCCGAATACAGATGAATTGGATTCGGATTGGGTCGATATCGTTCAAGAAGCGATGAATTCAGGTGTTTCGAAAGAACAATTCCGGGAATTTCTCGAATTTAATAAATGGAGAATTGATCAGAATAAATAG
- the mnmH gene encoding tRNA 2-selenouridine(34) synthase MnmH: MKEISVEQLLALKNAVPIDVRSPGEYDEFKIPGAVNVPLFTNEERAMIGTIYKQEGSDMAKWRAMEVVSPKLPSILGQIKGIREEGKHPVIYCWRGGMRSQSVATFLSFAGISIHRLAGGYRAYRQFILEEIPGLIPSRAISIHGMTGVGKTEVLEKLKEKGMPVINLEALARHRGSIFGSFGLFEGHNQKTFDSLLFQTLWEVKDSPFFLVEAESKRIGKVVQPDELLAIKHQGFNINLQASLSSRIERIYREYVEPYQHEQWFHDKVMERLKYIFKRIKDSDIIAALNEAARNKNYKLIIQVLLEEYYDPRYSHKQLDYVGAFHHIEAENTEKAVEEILKLLETKSALSK, translated from the coding sequence ATGAAAGAAATCAGTGTCGAACAGCTACTTGCGTTAAAGAATGCTGTTCCAATTGATGTGAGATCACCTGGCGAATATGACGAATTCAAAATTCCCGGGGCAGTCAATGTCCCTTTATTTACGAATGAAGAACGAGCGATGATCGGAACTATTTATAAACAGGAAGGGTCAGATATGGCAAAGTGGCGAGCGATGGAAGTCGTTTCTCCAAAGCTCCCTTCCATATTGGGGCAGATCAAGGGCATTCGGGAAGAAGGCAAGCATCCTGTTATTTATTGCTGGAGAGGCGGAATGCGCAGTCAATCGGTTGCTACCTTTCTATCATTTGCAGGAATATCCATTCATCGATTGGCTGGGGGATATCGGGCCTACCGGCAATTTATACTTGAAGAAATACCTGGGCTAATCCCTTCTCGAGCCATATCCATACACGGCATGACAGGTGTAGGCAAAACCGAAGTATTGGAAAAATTAAAGGAAAAAGGCATGCCTGTCATTAATTTAGAAGCACTCGCCCGCCATCGTGGCTCCATCTTTGGATCGTTTGGTTTATTCGAAGGACATAATCAAAAAACTTTTGACTCCCTTCTCTTTCAAACCTTATGGGAAGTAAAGGACTCCCCATTTTTCCTAGTAGAGGCCGAAAGTAAACGGATTGGCAAGGTGGTTCAGCCTGATGAATTGCTGGCAATAAAACATCAAGGCTTTAATATTAACCTTCAAGCGTCATTATCCTCTCGTATCGAGCGGATTTATCGAGAGTATGTAGAGCCTTATCAGCATGAACAGTGGTTTCATGATAAAGTTATGGAACGGTTAAAATATATTTTTAAACGAATAAAGGATTCAGACATTATAGCCGCTTTAAATGAGGCAGCAAGAAATAAAAACTATAAATTGATCATTCAAGTTCTGCTAGAAGAATATTACGATCCTCGGTATTCCCATAAGCAACTAGATTATGTGGGAGCGTTTCATCATATTGAAGCTGAAAATACGGAGAAAGCAGTCGAAGAGATTTTGAAGTTATTGGAAACAAAAAGTGCTCTATCAAAGTAA
- a CDS encoding DUF1128 domain-containing protein, whose translation MDLAQKSVENVEYMIEKIKEKLKVLNFGAIKPSHFDEEMYEELKDIYDLVMKKNSFSPNEMQALAEELGNLRKNK comes from the coding sequence GTGGATTTAGCACAGAAATCAGTAGAAAATGTGGAATACATGATTGAAAAAATTAAAGAAAAACTAAAGGTTTTAAACTTTGGAGCAATTAAACCTTCCCATTTTGACGAGGAAATGTATGAGGAATTAAAGGATATCTATGATCTCGTCATGAAAAAGAACAGCTTTAGTCCCAACGAAATGCAAGCTTTGGCAGAGGAGCTTGGGAATTTAAGAAAAAATAAGTAA
- a CDS encoding low molecular weight protein-tyrosine-phosphatase — protein MINVLFVCLGNICRSPMAEAMFRDLVKREGLEHTIQVDSAGTGDWHIGQPPHEGTRKILKKYNISAAGLKARQFQKNDFQDFNYIIAMDASNVQNIEKLRNQNTNARVIKLLDLVQEATDKNVPDPYFTGNFEEVYELIGKGCEQLLKELRKDHNI, from the coding sequence ATGATTAACGTATTATTTGTTTGTTTAGGAAACATTTGCCGCTCGCCTATGGCGGAAGCAATGTTTCGTGATTTAGTAAAAAGGGAAGGGTTAGAACATACAATCCAAGTGGATTCAGCCGGGACTGGCGATTGGCATATTGGACAACCGCCGCATGAAGGGACAAGGAAGATCCTGAAAAAATATAATATTTCTGCAGCGGGGCTGAAAGCGAGACAATTTCAGAAGAATGATTTTCAAGATTTCAATTACATCATCGCGATGGATGCTTCCAATGTGCAAAACATTGAAAAGCTGAGAAACCAAAACACTAATGCCCGTGTCATAAAGCTGCTAGACTTAGTTCAAGAGGCAACAGACAAAAATGTACCAGACCCCTATTTTACGGGGAACTTTGAAGAGGTGTACGAGCTTATCGGAAAAGGCTGTGAACAATTGTTAAAAGAACTGCGTAAAGACCATAATATATAA
- a CDS encoding YtxH domain-containing protein → MGKSLFWKGVLYGALAGGALSLLDRDTRESVTANCKRATKEISYYVKNPGQAISQIKDMSNQIQSTFEQVSSEVSFIMEKVDELKESTTEVVELMEETKEAFFEKDEDEDEDNSKFVN, encoded by the coding sequence ATGGGGAAGTCGTTATTTTGGAAAGGTGTGTTATACGGAGCTCTTGCAGGTGGTGCTTTAAGCCTGCTTGATCGGGATACCCGGGAGTCCGTTACAGCTAATTGCAAAAGAGCAACTAAAGAAATATCCTACTATGTAAAAAATCCGGGACAAGCAATAAGTCAGATTAAGGACATGTCTAATCAAATTCAATCAACGTTTGAACAGGTTAGCTCAGAGGTTTCATTTATTATGGAGAAAGTGGATGAATTAAAGGAATCAACAACCGAGGTAGTGGAGCTAATGGAAGAGACAAAGGAAGCTTTTTTTGAAAAGGATGAGGATGAGGATGAGGACAACAGTAAATTTGTGAATTAG
- a CDS encoding YihY/virulence factor BrkB family protein, which yields MGLAFSNLVSQLKKRLMEDDLFGWAAQLAYFFLLSLFPLLLFLISLLPYLPITQEDILSVIRDFAPQETMKLIETNLNELSKKNGKLLSLGIIATIWSASNGINAIVRAFNKAYDVKESRSFIVARGMAILFTFAMLFVFVVALLLPVFGKIIGIYLFAKFGLSDEFMTIWNTLRWLVSSIILFIVFTGLYWIAPNIKLRCITVIPGAIFATVGWELSSLAFSYYVSNFGNYSATYGSIGAIIVLMIWFYLTGIIIILGGEINAVYSKYKKEDC from the coding sequence ATGGGACTAGCCTTTTCGAATTTGGTTTCGCAATTGAAGAAAAGATTGATGGAGGACGATTTATTCGGATGGGCTGCGCAGTTAGCCTATTTCTTCCTGCTATCTCTTTTTCCTTTACTTCTATTCTTAATCTCACTGCTTCCTTATTTACCGATTACCCAGGAGGATATTCTTTCGGTGATTCGAGATTTTGCACCGCAGGAAACGATGAAATTGATTGAGACGAATCTTAATGAGTTATCGAAAAAGAATGGTAAGCTGCTTTCTCTCGGTATCATTGCAACAATTTGGTCAGCATCCAATGGAATCAATGCGATCGTTCGTGCTTTTAATAAAGCGTATGATGTGAAAGAAAGCCGGTCCTTTATCGTGGCTAGAGGTATGGCCATTCTTTTTACGTTTGCCATGCTATTTGTTTTCGTTGTCGCCTTATTGCTGCCGGTATTCGGAAAAATAATTGGGATCTATCTTTTTGCTAAATTTGGCTTATCTGATGAGTTTATGACGATTTGGAATACGCTTCGCTGGCTTGTGAGCTCGATTATTTTATTTATTGTATTCACGGGCTTATACTGGATTGCCCCAAATATAAAACTGAGATGTATTACCGTTATACCTGGTGCTATTTTTGCAACGGTGGGCTGGGAGCTGTCTTCCTTGGCTTTTTCCTATTATGTGAGCAATTTCGGTAATTACTCGGCTACTTATGGAAGCATCGGAGCGATCATCGTTTTGATGATCTGGTTTTATTTAACCGGAATCATTATCATCTTGGGTGGAGAAATCAATGCGGTATATAGTAAATACAAAAAGGAAGATTGTTAA
- a CDS encoding type II toxin-antitoxin system RelE/ParE family toxin, whose translation MKEEAKQTYQVVFTDEFDLCLDIIQEFYADQGDETLAWWYLKEEEIIDYIESLLSTNPFIGRSVDKGKFKGLRRITYGKSKHLMLNYLIYYAVHQNDFFIEVINILPSRTKRKRVTK comes from the coding sequence GTGAAAGAAGAAGCTAAGCAAACATATCAAGTTGTCTTTACAGATGAATTCGATTTGTGTTTGGATATAATCCAGGAGTTTTATGCAGATCAAGGCGACGAAACTTTAGCTTGGTGGTATTTAAAAGAAGAAGAAATTATTGACTATATAGAAAGCTTACTTTCCACTAATCCTTTTATCGGTCGTTCCGTTGATAAAGGAAAATTTAAAGGTTTGCGAAGGATTACTTACGGAAAAAGCAAACACCTTATGTTAAATTATTTGATTTACTATGCTGTTCATCAAAATGACTTTTTCATTGAAGTTATTAACATTTTACCTTCAAGAACAAAACGAAAAAGAGTAACAAAATAA
- a CDS encoding heavy metal translocating P-type ATPase, whose protein sequence is MSTEVKALLESPVSKNESFIEKIKPHAELMAALFSGVLIAAGWILDRNELAAPSVAAYILAFIIGGFAKAKEGIEETIANKELNVEMLMVFAAIGSAIIGYWTEGAILIFIFAVSGALETYTMNKSHKEISALMEIQPEEALRVNHGMEEKIHVSQLRIGDQILVKPGERVPSDGKIIKGQSTIDESAITGESIPVSKENEDAVFAGTVNLNGSITVEITKPNSDTLFQKIIQLVQSAQSEKSPSQLFIERFEGTYVKIVLAVVVLMMFVPHFLLGWNWTESFYRAMILLVVASPCALVASIMPATLSAISNGARHGILFKGGVHLENLSHVKAIAFDKTGTLTKGKPEVTDIIVAEGLSKEDILLKAASIESHSTHPLANAIVKFAKDHLTDSLISPESIEDVTGWGVKANIDGEEWKIGKAAFVGIDAAQSFSNGAARKMASEGKTVVFVQKDVGIAAIIALQDVVREETRMAIDQLKKQGIYTIMLTGDSKNTGMAIAKDSHVHDYIAECLPENKVEHLKKLQETYGTVGMVGDGINDAPALATANVGIAMGEGTDVALETADVVLMKNDLPRIAEAIKLSRKMNGIIKQNVIFSITVIMLLIASNFLQFVDLPFGVIAHEGSTILVILNSLRLLKS, encoded by the coding sequence ATGAGTACAGAAGTGAAAGCACTATTAGAAAGTCCAGTAAGCAAAAATGAAAGCTTTATAGAAAAAATCAAACCACATGCTGAATTAATGGCTGCTCTATTTAGCGGTGTACTCATTGCCGCTGGATGGATATTGGATCGAAATGAGCTGGCAGCCCCTTCAGTTGCTGCTTACATCCTCGCTTTTATAATCGGCGGGTTTGCAAAGGCAAAAGAGGGAATCGAAGAAACGATCGCTAATAAAGAATTAAATGTTGAAATGCTGATGGTTTTTGCGGCGATCGGGTCGGCTATTATTGGTTATTGGACAGAGGGCGCCATCCTTATCTTTATTTTTGCAGTAAGTGGTGCACTTGAAACGTATACGATGAACAAAAGCCATAAGGAAATTTCCGCCTTAATGGAGATTCAGCCTGAGGAAGCTTTGCGGGTTAATCATGGCATGGAGGAAAAAATCCATGTATCACAATTGCGCATCGGCGATCAAATTCTAGTTAAGCCAGGAGAACGGGTTCCTTCCGATGGAAAAATTATCAAAGGGCAATCCACCATTGATGAATCAGCGATCACGGGGGAATCGATTCCGGTTTCGAAAGAAAATGAAGATGCTGTATTCGCTGGCACAGTTAACTTAAATGGTTCGATTACCGTGGAAATTACAAAACCAAACAGTGACACTCTTTTTCAAAAGATCATTCAGCTTGTACAATCCGCTCAGAGCGAGAAATCTCCTTCCCAGCTGTTCATCGAACGGTTTGAAGGCACTTATGTAAAAATCGTTTTAGCCGTTGTTGTTCTGATGATGTTTGTCCCCCATTTCCTTTTAGGATGGAACTGGACAGAAAGCTTTTATCGGGCAATGATTTTACTTGTTGTTGCTTCACCGTGTGCCCTTGTTGCTTCGATTATGCCTGCCACCTTGTCAGCCATTTCAAATGGGGCGAGACACGGAATTCTTTTTAAAGGCGGCGTGCATTTAGAAAATTTAAGTCATGTAAAAGCTATTGCGTTTGACAAAACTGGCACCCTTACAAAGGGAAAACCAGAAGTGACAGATATCATTGTAGCTGAAGGACTATCCAAAGAAGATATTTTATTAAAAGCTGCTTCTATTGAAAGTCACTCAACACATCCATTGGCTAATGCCATTGTGAAATTTGCAAAAGACCATTTAACTGATTCCCTCATCAGTCCTGAAAGTATTGAGGATGTTACGGGCTGGGGAGTAAAGGCCAATATTGACGGGGAAGAATGGAAAATTGGGAAAGCCGCTTTTGTTGGCATTGACGCTGCACAAAGCTTCAGTAATGGAGCCGCGCGGAAAATGGCCAGTGAAGGGAAAACGGTTGTTTTCGTTCAAAAAGACGTCGGTATTGCCGCCATTATTGCTCTGCAGGATGTCGTCCGCGAAGAGACGAGAATGGCAATCGATCAATTAAAAAAACAGGGCATCTACACAATCATGCTTACAGGTGATAGCAAAAATACGGGAATGGCCATCGCGAAGGACTCCCATGTTCATGATTATATTGCCGAATGCCTGCCAGAAAATAAAGTCGAGCACCTAAAAAAGCTTCAGGAAACCTATGGAACAGTAGGGATGGTTGGAGATGGAATAAACGATGCACCTGCATTAGCTACAGCTAATGTCGGAATTGCGATGGGAGAAGGTACAGATGTGGCGCTGGAAACAGCAGATGTTGTCCTGATGAAAAACGATCTCCCCCGCATTGCAGAAGCCATCAAACTTTCAAGAAAAATGAATGGAATCATTAAGCAGAATGTTATTTTTTCAATAACAGTGATCATGCTGTTAATTGCATCCAACTTCCTGCAGTTTGTTGATTTGCCTTTTGGCGTCATTGCCCATGAAGGAAGTACGATTTTGGTTATATTGAATAGCTTGAGGTTGTTGAAGTCTTAA
- a CDS encoding MFS transporter, whose product MKENMRFWILVSIVAISGFSQGMLLPLIAIIFENDGVSSSLNGLNATGLYIGILLISPFMEHPLRKYGYKPVIIFGGLLVIVSLMLFPFWKSFWFWFFLRLLIGIGDHSLHFGTQTWITSFSPEHKRGRNISLYGLFFGAGFAIGPMMAPLIKISEALPFIVSSVLCLIAWLFIFTLKNDFPEQTIEINSFKETMKRFNKAMKYGWVAFLPAFGYGFLESSLNGSFPVYGLRIGLEVTYVSMLLTSFAIGAIVFQLPLGLLSDKFGRRNILMIILFTGFLSFMAASFLEEMMIGLTICLFIAGMGVGSTFSLGISYMADLTPKNMLPTGNLLCGVAFSIGSLAGPFLGGVFIQHFHSFSFFHIISVMLFLIFLTVAIFGQKQVASEKESYSQ is encoded by the coding sequence ATGAAAGAAAATATGCGGTTTTGGATTTTAGTTAGTATTGTTGCGATCTCGGGATTTAGCCAAGGAATGCTGCTTCCGTTAATAGCTATTATCTTTGAAAATGATGGCGTTTCTTCGAGCTTAAACGGACTCAATGCAACGGGTCTGTACATAGGAATTTTGCTTATTTCCCCTTTTATGGAACACCCATTGAGAAAATACGGATATAAACCCGTTATCATTTTTGGCGGCTTGCTTGTGATTGTTTCACTCATGCTGTTCCCTTTTTGGAAATCCTTTTGGTTTTGGTTTTTCCTTCGTCTATTGATTGGAATTGGCGACCACTCCCTGCATTTCGGAACACAGACATGGATTACTTCTTTTTCACCAGAACATAAAAGAGGCCGTAACATTTCCTTATATGGATTGTTTTTTGGTGCAGGCTTCGCGATTGGACCTATGATGGCACCATTGATAAAAATTAGTGAAGCCCTTCCTTTTATTGTTTCATCCGTACTTTGCCTCATTGCATGGTTATTTATATTTACATTAAAGAACGATTTTCCGGAGCAAACCATTGAGATTAATTCTTTTAAAGAAACAATGAAGAGATTTAATAAAGCGATGAAATACGGCTGGGTGGCCTTCCTACCGGCATTTGGCTATGGATTTCTTGAATCATCATTAAATGGAAGCTTTCCTGTTTACGGGCTAAGGATTGGACTGGAAGTTACATATGTTTCCATGCTTTTAACCTCATTTGCAATTGGGGCTATCGTATTTCAATTGCCGCTTGGATTATTAAGCGATAAGTTTGGCAGAAGAAATATTTTAATGATCATCCTTTTCACTGGTTTTTTAAGCTTTATGGCAGCCAGTTTCCTAGAAGAGATGATGATCGGGTTAACGATTTGTTTATTCATAGCTGGAATGGGTGTCGGCTCCACTTTTTCCCTTGGGATCAGTTATATGGCCGATTTAACCCCTAAAAACATGCTACCTACGGGAAATTTGCTTTGTGGCGTTGCATTTAGCATCGGAAGCTTGGCCGGTCCATTTCTTGGCGGAGTTTTCATTCAGCATTTTCACTCTTTCAGCTTCTTTCATATAATAAGCGTCATGCTGTTTCTTATATTCTTAACTGTCGCCATTTTTGGGCAAAAACAAGTGGCCTCTGAGAAGGAGTCTTATTCTCAATAA
- the cax gene encoding calcium/proton exchanger → MNKIFSALVFIGVPLSVIGTLMHWSSILLFIIYCVTIIALASFMGRATESLAIVAGPRIGGLLNATFGNAVELIISIFALREGLVGVVLASLTGSVLGNLLLVAGLSFFVGGLKYKRQTFNVFDARHNSGLLMFGVIVAFVIPEIFSMTMSESDTLNFSVGISIILIALYLAALFFKLVTHRGVYQTENVNEDRHGEEEPEWGKGKALLILALATVAVAYVSENLVHTFAAVGETFGWTELFIGVVIVAIVGNAAEHASAIIMAYKNKMDIAVEIAVGSTLQIAMFVAPLLVLISLMFPVKMPLVFTMPELITMVTAALLMIIISNDGETNWFEGATLLAAYLIMGIGFYLL, encoded by the coding sequence ATGAATAAAATTTTTTCAGCATTAGTATTTATCGGTGTGCCTCTTTCTGTCATTGGGACTCTTATGCATTGGTCTAGCATTTTACTGTTTATTATTTATTGTGTGACCATTATTGCTCTTGCAAGCTTTATGGGGCGGGCAACGGAGAGCCTTGCGATTGTTGCAGGTCCGAGAATTGGAGGTTTGCTGAATGCGACATTTGGAAATGCTGTTGAACTAATTATTTCGATATTTGCTCTTAGGGAAGGCTTGGTTGGAGTAGTGCTTGCGTCCTTAACGGGGTCTGTCCTCGGAAACCTTCTTTTAGTCGCTGGTTTATCCTTTTTTGTCGGGGGATTGAAGTATAAACGCCAAACCTTCAACGTGTTTGATGCAAGACATAATTCTGGATTGCTTATGTTTGGAGTGATTGTCGCGTTTGTCATCCCTGAAATATTTTCAATGACGATGTCAGAGAGCGATACGCTTAACTTTAGTGTAGGGATATCGATTATCCTAATTGCATTATATTTAGCAGCATTATTTTTCAAACTTGTTACACATCGTGGGGTTTATCAGACAGAAAATGTGAATGAAGATAGACATGGTGAGGAAGAGCCTGAGTGGGGGAAGGGAAAAGCGCTGCTCATTCTTGCTCTAGCGACTGTCGCGGTTGCATATGTATCCGAAAATTTAGTCCACACATTCGCAGCAGTCGGTGAAACCTTTGGCTGGACAGAATTATTTATTGGGGTTGTAATTGTTGCCATTGTCGGGAATGCTGCAGAGCATGCATCAGCGATTATTATGGCTTACAAAAATAAAATGGATATTGCTGTTGAGATTGCTGTAGGGTCAACCTTACAAATAGCGATGTTCGTTGCCCCATTGCTTGTGCTGATTTCCTTAATGTTCCCGGTAAAGATGCCGTTAGTTTTCACTATGCCAGAGCTAATCACAATGGTGACTGCTGCGCTTCTTATGATCATCATTTCAAATGATGGGGAAACGAACTGGTTTGAAGGAGCAACTTTACTTGCAGCCTATTTAATAATGGGGATCGGGTTTTATTTATTATAG
- a CDS encoding YfkD family protein: MKKYMSILIIGLIFMLSFQNEAAAIMDEEKASPSEKIIAVPNSVLTITKENTYPNPAQDMPKLQPSELTQSLIETSKVKIENPDLIRMLNETTVNSTPFAIGYRAIIYLGQWPLNYESSETSPNWEYQKINTNYFDNRGGNAPYQIHYVQEAQKMIRGGLTSKVPNTEDVKKMMLLKAMEKSGLSLSFETIIGAGTKKDHKYNIPPKRLGYLYGYAPAINEKGKVTYGEVYLMLKGNKKMIIIKNVTSQGVGAWIPIQDHVSFGFFASERPR; this comes from the coding sequence ATGAAAAAATATATGTCAATCTTAATCATAGGTCTAATATTTATGCTATCTTTTCAGAATGAAGCCGCGGCTATAATGGATGAGGAAAAAGCGAGTCCATCTGAGAAAATCATTGCTGTGCCAAATTCTGTTTTGACGATCACAAAGGAAAATACGTATCCTAACCCTGCACAGGATATGCCCAAACTGCAGCCAAGTGAATTAACACAAAGCTTAATTGAAACATCTAAGGTCAAAATTGAAAATCCAGATTTAATCCGGATGTTAAACGAGACGACCGTTAATAGCACTCCATTTGCTATTGGTTATCGGGCGATCATATACCTGGGGCAGTGGCCGTTAAATTATGAATCATCTGAAACCTCCCCGAATTGGGAGTATCAAAAGATTAACACAAATTATTTCGATAACCGTGGTGGAAATGCACCATATCAGATCCACTACGTCCAAGAAGCTCAGAAAATGATAAGAGGCGGCCTAACTTCCAAAGTTCCAAACACAGAAGATGTCAAAAAAATGATGCTCTTAAAGGCAATGGAAAAGTCAGGACTTTCCCTTTCCTTTGAAACCATAATTGGAGCCGGAACAAAAAAGGATCATAAATACAATATCCCGCCGAAAAGGTTAGGCTATCTATACGGCTATGCCCCAGCCATTAACGAAAAAGGAAAAGTAACGTACGGGGAAGTCTACTTAATGCTAAAAGGAAATAAGAAAATGATTATTATTAAAAATGTAACATCGCAAGGAGTAGGGGCATGGATTCCAATTCAGGATCATGTGTCCTTCGGATTTTTCGCATCGGAGAGGCCGAGGTAA
- the yfkAB gene encoding radical SAM/CxCxxxxC motif protein YfkAB codes for MKTKMLQMMPENDQWEAYRDIDEYGRLTLSNIEFTTTVLCNMRCEHCAVGYTLQPKDPDGLPIDLLLKRLEEVPSLRALSITGGEPMLSKKSVEEYVVPLLRYAHNRGVKTQINSNLTLELARYEAIIPYLDVLHISHNWGTEEEFIEGGFAMMERKPTYEQREKLFRRMIENSQELVKAGVMVSAETMLNKRTLPYLEKIHKQIVEEMKCQRHEIHPMYPSDFASNLETLSLDEIRSAIHHLLDIRDENTWMLFGTLPFYACSGNEKDLELLTRLYAAKNVTVRNDPDGRSRLNINIFTGDVIVTDFGDTPALGNVETDHLTDIFDKWLDTDLARSLNCHCPKVRCLGPNVLVKNSYYQGLDFMNLKSKIPQL; via the coding sequence ATGAAAACTAAAATGCTGCAAATGATGCCCGAAAATGACCAGTGGGAAGCTTATCGGGATATCGATGAATACGGAAGGCTAACTCTATCAAATATAGAATTTACGACAACAGTCTTATGCAATATGCGTTGTGAGCATTGTGCGGTTGGGTATACGTTACAGCCTAAGGATCCAGATGGACTGCCAATTGATTTATTGCTAAAGAGGCTTGAAGAGGTTCCGTCATTGAGGGCTTTAAGTATTACTGGCGGAGAGCCTATGTTGTCTAAGAAGTCTGTGGAAGAGTATGTAGTCCCCTTGCTCCGATATGCACATAATCGAGGGGTCAAAACGCAGATCAACTCGAATTTAACACTTGAACTAGCTCGATATGAGGCGATTATTCCTTACTTAGATGTACTTCATATTTCACATAATTGGGGAACGGAAGAAGAATTTATTGAAGGCGGCTTTGCCATGATGGAACGGAAGCCAACGTATGAGCAAAGGGAAAAGCTTTTTAGGCGCATGATTGAAAACAGCCAAGAGCTCGTTAAAGCAGGTGTGATGGTTTCAGCTGAGACGATGCTAAATAAACGGACCTTGCCTTACCTTGAAAAAATCCATAAGCAAATTGTCGAAGAGATGAAATGCCAGCGCCATGAAATTCATCCGATGTACCCATCGGATTTTGCTTCCAATTTAGAAACGCTGTCATTGGATGAGATTCGTTCCGCGATCCATCATTTATTGGATATCCGCGATGAAAACACTTGGATGCTATTTGGCACCCTTCCTTTTTACGCATGCAGTGGGAATGAAAAGGATTTGGAGCTGTTGACACGCTTATACGCAGCGAAAAATGTAACTGTTCGAAATGACCCAGATGGCCGCTCCCGCTTGAACATTAATATTTTTACAGGTGATGTCATTGTAACGGATTTTGGTGACACGCCGGCACTAGGGAATGTCGAAACTGATCACCTCACGGACATTTTCGATAAATGGCTTGACACTGATCTAGCCCGATCATTAAATTGCCACTGTCCTAAAGTCCGCTGTCTTGGACCTAATGTATTGGTGAAAAATAGTTACTATCAGGGTCTTGATTTTATGAATTTAAAAAGTAAAATACCTCAGCTTTAA